From Methanobacterium congolense, one genomic window encodes:
- a CDS encoding zinc-ribbon domain-containing protein — MFCSKCGVTNDEDAVFCKECGSKLNSNNSQVVISKNTEVKGYTKVIGWISAFIFPPLGLVVGLYLLYHNANDNDSWFIFGIAFIISFLVILAILLNIEGNLSYISDLIPQMRVY, encoded by the coding sequence ATGTTTTGTAGTAAGTGTGGGGTAACTAATGATGAAGATGCTGTTTTTTGTAAAGAATGTGGTTCTAAACTTAATTCAAACAACTCACAAGTTGTTATATCCAAGAATACTGAAGTAAAAGGTTATACTAAGGTTATTGGTTGGATATCTGCTTTTATATTTCCACCTCTGGGATTGGTTGTTGGACTGTACCTCCTTTATCATAATGCAAATGATAACGATTCATGGTTTATTTTCGGAATAGCTTTCATAATATCTTTCTTAGTAATATTAGCCATTCTTTTAAATATTGAAGGCAATTTAAGTTACATAAGTGATTTAATACCACAAATGAGGGTGTATTAA
- a CDS encoding type 1 glutamine amidotransferase produces MELNIYHMYPEVLNLYGDIGNVVCLKKRCEWSGITPKITNFDINSEKKDLKDGDIFFIGGGSDRSQNIVYSHFRKYTEQFKEIIEDNGVVLAICGGYQLLGEKYIDSAGNEVPGLGIFNYSTLSEEGRLIGNIIIENQLNLLPKTIVGFENHGGRTYSDYKPLGIVKTGYGNNGKDMKEGIVYKNCIGTYLHGPLLPKNPHLADYLILKALERKYGTKSLNEVTEVNEFEYLAHDKVIEMYSK; encoded by the coding sequence ATGGAATTAAACATCTACCACATGTACCCTGAGGTACTGAATCTTTATGGAGATATAGGTAACGTTGTTTGCCTTAAAAAGAGATGTGAATGGAGTGGAATAACACCAAAAATAACGAATTTTGATATAAACTCTGAAAAAAAGGACTTAAAAGATGGGGACATATTTTTCATTGGTGGGGGCTCAGACAGATCCCAAAATATTGTTTACTCCCATTTTAGAAAGTACACAGAACAGTTCAAAGAAATAATTGAGGATAATGGTGTTGTTTTGGCTATCTGTGGAGGATACCAACTTTTAGGAGAAAAATATATTGACAGTGCAGGCAACGAAGTTCCAGGACTTGGAATTTTTAATTATTCCACTTTAAGCGAAGAAGGACGCTTAATCGGAAATATAATAATTGAAAATCAATTAAATTTACTTCCTAAAACCATTGTGGGCTTTGAAAATCATGGAGGAAGAACATACAGTGATTACAAACCGTTAGGCATTGTTAAAACAGGTTACGGTAACAATGGTAAAGATATGAAGGAAGGAATAGTTTACAAGAACTGTATAGGAACATACCTTCACGGCCCATTACTCCCTAAAAATCCTCATTTAGCAGATTACTTAATTCTGAAGGCTCTTGAAAGAAAATATGGAACAAAAAGTTTAAATGAAGTAACTGAGGTAAATGAATTTGAATATTTAGCCCATGACAAAGTTATTGAAATGTACTCAAAATAA
- a CDS encoding MurT ligase domain-containing protein, which produces MGNNFSFYLSVAVGKSVRWGLKRFNRKATALPGNIALKIEPDLLKIIRNMCKKVVVVTGTNGKTTTTNLIYHILKEDNENILSNLRGANMPQGIASTIIENFKSEYDWGIFEVDEGSFQRIVSDLEPDYVIVTNFFRDQLDRYGEIENTVSMVRDTLKPLNTTLILNADDPLVSQLAQLNKNNIFYGVKKNEFSSKDKTVVETQLCPVCDSYMDYEYFNYGQLGSYHCKECGFENPDYDYYSTNIHYNQEYSFDMVGKEIFRDINFKYEGIYNIYNVCAAFAFCSEVGTDPNNILDRIKNFDYKLGRMEEFKFSDKLVKVALVKNPIGLTEVINSIYYDKRKKSILFILNDNPADGMDVSWIWDACMDKIHGIENLKTVSCSGKRAEDIALRLKYDDLSTKMIEIDENIEKSIKKAVNQDDVEIVYILPTYTAVFQTRDLVLKFQHEGRDL; this is translated from the coding sequence TTGGGAAATAATTTTAGTTTCTATCTATCAGTTGCAGTTGGTAAATCAGTAAGATGGGGCTTAAAAAGATTTAATAGGAAAGCTACGGCTTTACCCGGAAATATTGCCCTTAAAATTGAACCAGATTTACTGAAGATCATCCGTAATATGTGCAAAAAAGTGGTGGTGGTAACAGGTACCAATGGTAAAACCACAACCACCAACCTGATTTACCATATCCTCAAGGAGGATAATGAGAATATTCTCTCAAATTTGAGAGGTGCCAACATGCCCCAGGGTATTGCAAGCACGATTATAGAAAACTTTAAATCTGAATATGATTGGGGAATCTTTGAAGTTGATGAGGGATCATTCCAAAGAATAGTAAGTGATCTGGAGCCGGATTACGTCATTGTAACAAATTTTTTCAGAGATCAACTGGATCGATACGGTGAAATAGAAAATACAGTTTCAATGGTGCGTGATACCTTAAAACCATTGAATACAACTTTAATTCTCAATGCAGACGATCCACTGGTATCTCAACTTGCACAGCTTAATAAAAATAATATATTTTATGGCGTAAAAAAGAATGAATTCAGCAGTAAAGACAAAACAGTTGTAGAAACTCAATTATGTCCAGTATGTGACAGTTACATGGACTATGAATACTTTAACTATGGACAATTAGGATCCTACCATTGTAAAGAATGTGGATTTGAAAATCCAGATTATGATTACTACTCCACAAATATCCACTACAACCAAGAATACTCCTTTGATATGGTGGGTAAAGAAATTTTTAGGGATATAAACTTCAAATATGAAGGTATTTACAATATCTACAATGTTTGTGCAGCCTTTGCATTCTGCTCTGAAGTAGGAACGGATCCCAATAATATTTTGGATAGAATTAAGAATTTTGATTATAAACTTGGACGGATGGAAGAGTTCAAATTTTCTGACAAGTTAGTTAAAGTTGCCCTCGTAAAAAATCCCATTGGCCTCACAGAAGTAATAAACAGCATCTACTATGATAAGAGAAAAAAATCTATTCTTTTTATTTTGAATGATAACCCTGCAGATGGAATGGATGTTTCATGGATCTGGGATGCATGTATGGATAAAATCCATGGAATTGAAAATTTAAAAACAGTGTCTTGTTCAGGTAAAAGAGCAGAAGACATTGCACTCAGGCTCAAATATGATGATCTATCAACAAAGATGATAGAAATAGATGAGAACATTGAAAAATCAATAAAAAAGGCTGTTAATCAGGATGATGTTGAAATCGTTTATATCTTACCTACATACACAGCTGTTTTTCAAACGCGTGATCTTGTGCTAAAATTTCAACACGAAGGGAGGGATTTATAA
- a CDS encoding phosphatase PAP2 family protein, with translation MFHVLITGLMHYNTVLFYYVNLGMQNSFLNHLMPILTAFGSLMAWGIVCVALYLLGGTKAKKVAILGLLALFLGNVAVYFLKYLVAEPRPFLVLPHVHQLVPETEIYSFPSGHTTSSFAVATVLGLKYSLGIKGKKIRLIYPLILFAGVIGFSRVYIGVHYPLDVICGALIGIFFALAVLKLETNIFNNKIFKMRGMDRIMNFNVLNFIKKI, from the coding sequence ATGTTTCATGTTTTAATTACAGGATTAATGCATTACAATACTGTTTTATTTTATTATGTTAATCTGGGAATGCAAAATAGTTTTCTAAACCATTTAATGCCTATTTTAACAGCTTTTGGAAGTCTAATGGCTTGGGGAATTGTTTGTGTGGCCTTGTATCTTTTGGGCGGAACCAAAGCTAAGAAAGTGGCTATCCTGGGATTACTGGCACTTTTTTTAGGAAATGTTGCAGTATACTTCTTAAAATATTTAGTTGCAGAGCCCCGGCCGTTTCTTGTTCTACCCCACGTTCATCAGCTCGTTCCAGAAACTGAAATTTACTCATTCCCTTCAGGCCACACAACAAGTTCTTTTGCAGTGGCCACAGTTCTGGGCCTTAAATACAGTTTAGGGATTAAAGGCAAAAAAATCAGATTAATCTATCCATTAATCCTCTTTGCAGGAGTAATAGGATTTTCCAGAGTTTACATAGGGGTTCATTATCCATTAGATGTTATATGCGGAGCATTAATCGGAATCTTCTTTGCTCTGGCAGTTTTGAAGTTAGAAACCAACATCTTCAACAACAAAATCTTTAAAATGAGGGGAATGGATAGAATAATGAATTTTAACGTATTAAATTTTATAAAAAAAATATGA
- a CDS encoding ArsR/SmtB family transcription factor → MKKLLWWLIAGKRGGINRARIIKALAERPYNMHQLSEELNLDYKTVRHHIKILEKNKLIKPTGDKYGKLYFLSGEMEENYGIFEEIWEKIGVEQSGEGH, encoded by the coding sequence ATGAAGAAGTTACTCTGGTGGTTAATAGCTGGCAAAAGAGGAGGTATAAATCGGGCAAGGATAATCAAAGCCCTGGCCGAAAGACCTTACAACATGCATCAGCTTTCAGAGGAGCTTAATTTAGATTACAAAACAGTACGCCATCACATCAAAATTTTAGAGAAAAATAAGTTAATTAAACCAACTGGTGATAAGTACGGTAAACTTTATTTTTTATCTGGAGAAATGGAAGAGAATTACGGTATTTTCGAAGAGATCTGGGAAAAGATTGGGGTAGAACAATCTGGAGAAGGTCATTAA
- a CDS encoding DedA family protein produces MFSIIEFVSSFVINLISSLGYWGVFIGMTLESACIPLPSEIIMPFSGFVVWQGSTNMTLWGITLIGALGNLFGALIAYFVGLKGGRPLLEKYGKYVLVTKSRLALADKWFDRYGYEAVLVSRVLPGIRTFISLPAGITGMDLKKFVAYTFLGSLPWCFVLGYIGVQLGPRWEIIRGYFHTLDMLVVVGLVVFIGYMIYKYAGKTSEIQKLDENEK; encoded by the coding sequence ATGTTTAGTATAATTGAATTTGTAAGCAGCTTCGTAATTAACCTTATAAGCAGCCTGGGTTACTGGGGTGTTTTCATTGGGATGACCCTTGAAAGCGCATGCATACCCCTTCCAAGTGAAATTATAATGCCCTTCAGCGGATTTGTTGTCTGGCAGGGCAGCACCAACATGACACTATGGGGCATAACTCTCATCGGAGCTTTAGGAAACCTCTTCGGAGCCCTCATAGCCTACTTCGTGGGACTGAAAGGAGGAAGGCCACTACTTGAAAAGTACGGCAAATACGTTCTTGTAACCAAAAGCAGGCTGGCACTTGCAGATAAATGGTTCGACAGGTACGGTTACGAGGCAGTCTTAGTAAGCAGAGTTCTGCCCGGTATCAGAACCTTCATATCCCTACCTGCAGGAATAACTGGAATGGACCTTAAGAAGTTTGTAGCATACACCTTTTTGGGTTCACTGCCATGGTGCTTTGTTCTGGGTTACATTGGAGTTCAGTTAGGTCCAAGATGGGAAATAATACGTGGATACTTCCACACACTGGACATGCTAGTTGTGGTGGGTCTTGTAGTGTTCATTGGTTACATGATCTACAAGTACGCGGGAAAAACTTCAGAGATTCAGAAGCTGGATGAGAATGAAAAATAG
- a CDS encoding outer membrane protein assembly factor BamB family protein: protein MIGKRHGIMFLCVLIATMSCGFAFQQAWTSDTGQPQKITGDGQNILVTTSSAIKEIDPTGAQVWSQDITVSGNGSAVKAGKYVFVGTANDARALNKADGSTKWTKTDVLGAAQPVKYVFVKGTCVIFSNSEKAIVLDRETGNNLTAVQDAPTTSEPSVFGGYYLAGTASGVTAYKGFMLPDLRVKSITKASDKTTAKIENIGLSDASKVLVKFVVRKTDGTYRTIHLNAGTIGAGQSKDIVINGAFSRGYTIVDPYYAITELNEGNNQRYFS, encoded by the coding sequence TTGATAGGAAAAAGACATGGGATAATGTTTCTCTGCGTGCTCATAGCCACAATGAGCTGCGGATTCGCATTCCAACAGGCATGGACCTCAGACACCGGACAGCCACAGAAGATCACAGGGGACGGTCAGAACATACTCGTCACAACCTCCTCAGCCATCAAGGAGATAGACCCCACCGGTGCACAGGTCTGGAGCCAAGACATCACAGTTTCAGGAAACGGATCCGCGGTTAAGGCAGGAAAATACGTCTTTGTAGGTACAGCTAACGATGCAAGGGCACTGAACAAAGCCGATGGTTCAACCAAGTGGACCAAGACCGACGTTCTAGGTGCTGCACAGCCTGTGAAATACGTGTTTGTCAAAGGTACGTGCGTGATATTCTCAAACAGCGAGAAAGCAATAGTTCTCGATAGGGAAACTGGAAACAACCTCACTGCAGTTCAGGACGCCCCCACCACTTCTGAACCCTCAGTCTTTGGAGGTTACTACTTGGCTGGAACCGCAAGCGGAGTCACAGCATACAAAGGATTCATGCTGCCCGACCTACGCGTTAAGAGCATAACCAAAGCCAGCGACAAGACCACTGCAAAGATAGAAAATATCGGACTCTCGGATGCATCCAAGGTCCTTGTTAAATTTGTTGTCAGAAAAACCGACGGAACCTACAGGACCATCCACCTTAACGCAGGAACCATAGGTGCAGGACAGTCCAAGGACATCGTTATAAACGGTGCATTCAGCAGAGGATACACTATAGTCGATCCCTACTACGCCATAACCGAACTCAACGAAGGCAACAACCAGAGATACTTCAGCTAG
- a CDS encoding transglutaminase domain-containing protein, with amino-acid sequence MKRVLGFLILCCYFGIIGFSGTSYAAQVSEVEIPDDDCPDGSNFDQMKPGEVLIDDTDNMDRTLIDQSYTREYNYQRSSVPISDSRLSNLHGRQGLKTLAFYLQQNFNHRKGASKTAHGVIATGYGDCWGLSDFAVEVLTKNGYTVKLVQGRSSQSNAHRWLEVQLEDGSWTTFDPSLVTKKYHYKPYWYRCAQKNQVLGVYCP; translated from the coding sequence ATGAAAAGGGTTTTAGGATTCCTCATACTCTGCTGTTACTTCGGCATAATAGGGTTTTCAGGAACTTCCTATGCTGCACAGGTCTCTGAGGTTGAGATCCCGGATGACGATTGTCCCGATGGATCCAACTTCGACCAGATGAAACCAGGTGAGGTGTTGATAGATGATACAGACAACATGGACAGGACCTTAATCGACCAGAGCTACACAAGAGAATACAACTACCAGCGCAGTTCTGTGCCCATCTCTGACAGCAGACTCTCAAACCTCCATGGCCGTCAGGGATTGAAAACACTTGCATTCTACTTACAGCAGAACTTCAACCACCGTAAAGGTGCATCAAAAACAGCTCATGGCGTTATAGCAACTGGATACGGTGACTGTTGGGGCCTTTCAGATTTTGCAGTGGAGGTCCTCACAAAGAACGGTTACACGGTCAAACTCGTTCAGGGACGAAGCTCTCAATCAAATGCTCACAGGTGGCTGGAAGTTCAACTTGAAGATGGTTCGTGGACTACATTCGATCCCTCTTTAGTTACCAAAAAATATCATTACAAACCCTACTGGTACAGGTGTGCCCAGAAAAATCAGGTTTTAGGGGTGTACTGCCCATGA
- the hjc gene encoding Holliday junction resolvase Hjc, giving the protein MCPEKSGFRGVLPMIDKKSGIAYEQELVRLFKDAQYTAFRLPGSSARSPDILAGDRSSVFVIEVKTTRGSRVKIRKSQIHTLLKCAHDLNAEARVALRFIDRDSSWRIVKPNALEIHEKSYSIDYNNACLRGLEFHELVSNELQKRFQCNQGNLSV; this is encoded by the coding sequence GTGTGCCCAGAAAAATCAGGTTTTAGGGGTGTACTGCCCATGATAGATAAAAAAAGTGGAATTGCCTATGAACAGGAGCTTGTGAGGCTTTTCAAGGATGCTCAATATACTGCCTTCCGTTTGCCAGGGTCATCTGCCAGGTCTCCTGATATTTTGGCAGGTGATAGGAGTTCAGTATTTGTGATTGAGGTTAAAACTACGAGGGGTTCCAGGGTCAAGATCCGCAAGAGCCAGATCCACACCCTTCTAAAGTGCGCCCACGACCTCAACGCTGAAGCTCGTGTTGCCCTACGCTTCATTGACAGGGACAGTTCATGGCGTATTGTTAAACCCAACGCTCTCGAGATCCACGAAAAATCATATTCAATCGACTACAACAACGCCTGCCTGCGAGGCCTTGAGTTCCATGAACTGGTTTCAAACGAACTGCAGAAGCGATTCCAATGCAACCAAGGAAACCTGAGTGTTTAG